The DNA segment CAAACCTGCTGGCAACATATATGTTGCCGGGGCAGGTATAGCTTTGTTGAGAGAGTGGGTCTCTGTGGTCATTAAATATgctttcaggacaaaagtggAGCGCGCACCCCTGCACCACACCTATGTGTTGCATAGTTGCACCTCACCTGATGGCATAAGACAACATTTGCATAACACATTAAGTTCCACCCTATCACTTGGTGATGGAGGAAATACTTAGTAGTTGTAAAGAATTAAAAACAAGAATCTACTATACATAAAAAGTGTCATGCAATCATATTCTTCCAGCTTCTAAATACCCTTCAAAGACTGCCAGTTTTATCCTAGCTGACAGCAAGGAATAAGGCTTGCTGTTACAGAGACACAATCGGTTGCATAGGTGGATCCTGAGGGGGTGCAGAGGTTCCCCCTCTAACACTTTTTGTCCTGAAACtttgttaaatgaccactgAAGCTTGAATGAAATTGAAGTGAGAACCTCCTCCCTTCTTTCTCAGTAGTGTGCACCCTCCAACCCCTTTTCTCAAACAGCTGAATCCCTCCCCTGGGTTATGAACACTTCACTCAGTAATACCACAGATATCAAACCTACATCTGTGTTGCCAAGGCAGAATTGTCCTCCATCGTTAAATAGATGAATGACTTTGGTAGGCACTTCTATGAAAAAAGATATTTATATAAAATGTTTCGAAATGTTTTTTACTAGGATATGACATCCTTGCAGGAAGAGGAAAATCTGAAGTAAGTGATGAGTGAATTAAGGACACAATGatttttgtctgtgtgtgtgcaatCGATCAAAACATTGTAAACTGAAGGGATtaatttttcagtaaaatatttactTCAAAACAAATTACACAATGACCAATGTCCACATTCTGTAATATTTACGCCATTTATGTAAAGTCTAAAGTTCTAAATTCTTTTTTCCTTAGAGCTCCTCATAAGTgcaacaccaacaaaaatatttgCAGCAAATTGAGGCACCTTAGACACCCCGTGGCCAATGTGTCCCTGTAGACATCACAGATTGCTAGGGTCTGACTCATTTGCTggatcaaatacaaacacacataaaaaGACCCACCAGAGGGTCTATCTTCAACAACATATCAACACTTtaacaaaacatgcatttcCATAAAATAACACTGATATTTAAGCTGCTTTACACTCAGTAAAACATGTTCCATGCAACAGTAATCAAAATAGATGCCAAAATATTGTTCAACAAATTATTAAAGCTTAAATGTTACACATAATTTGAAGTCAGAATGTCTGTCAAGTTTAATAACAAATAGCTTAGAGCCATTTTCAACAATGTCCCTGAAAATACCAAAACCATTCACAAGCTTTAACGAAACACAAGATATTCTTATACAACCTAGAGCAgagtggtagcctagtgggtaaagcatttGTTTGTCATGCAGAATTCCTGGGTTCAAGTCCCCACAGGGGTAAAATATGTCAAGCCCATTCACATTCACACTTACAAAACCACGTATGCCCTGAGGCTGATAAAAAAACATATACTGGCACAGTGACAAAATAACCTAGAACACTCtcaaatatcacagcaatagACTATATAGACCCTTgacaggaatcaaacccagactggctgtatgacaagcaaacactgtgTTACTCTCAATAATtcttgaaaaataaaaatgtaaaacaGTAGAGGGAGTAGAAAAGGAATTGAGTTTCATTCCTCTACCAATCTCATTATGGGCTGGACATGAGTGATATGTAGGTCTGTACATTCAAGTCACTAGGGATTCAGCAGACGTCAGGAGGGCTTCTCGTGCAACTTCCTGTTGAGCTCACACAGCTGTTTTAGAAAACCATCATTGGGGAAGATCTCTCGCTTGGCTCGAACTAACTTAACCGCCTCCTTCAGAGGCATATCTCGCTTCAACATGAGAAAAGCCAATACTGTTGACCCTGAGCGGCTTATGCCCTGCATGCAATGGATGTACACCTTCCCTGGAAACAGAACACAGACAGACTGAAGAACACAGTGATTTGGGTGGACATCGGTCTTATCATAATTTCACTTCAAATGATTTATCCAGATCTGCTCCATGTCTCCAGTGAAAGTTCCAGATAAAAAAATCCCAATGCATCAAAAGGTTAGGAAGTATGACCATGAAATTCTTTTTTATCCCAGTCACAATTTTTATCTATGGGTCCTTAGGTTTGGATCCTGTATAATTTCCTGGTTATGTCAATTGATGCAGGTCTTTGATGCCAACCACTTTCATGGAGTCACAAGGAAAGCATTCGATTTGACCTCATGATGTTTGGAACCAGGCATGTCTAAGGAAGATCACTTCTAAAACTGCCTCCAGACCCACAGTCTTAAACTATATCGAAAACTGCAGCAATTGTTATCAGTAACTACTCCATGTTATTGCTGAAACTGAATCTAAGAAATCCTTTTTCAAGTAAGTATAGTCCTAATCATTCAGGGAGACTTGTGTTCCTCTGATAACAGGATCATTACAGATGAAGAACATCAAGTTAATATCACTTCATTGAATAACATGTCATGatgaatgaaaacatgaatgaaaaacacaataaaaaaaacatttttaggAATTTACCTGCTGTAGGTGCTTGGTTAGAAATCCCAAAAGTAATGCCTGACACAGTACAACCCAAACTATGTTCATATTCACTGAAAACTCACCATTGTCTTTAAGAGCTTCATCAATGAAATCTGCTGCCTTCTCAAAGTGCTGACTCAGGTTGTATGTAAAAATGTCCTTCCCAGGGAAACCAAAAAACTTGATTccaacatcacgaaaatattcAGCACTTGTGTCAATCATATTGAACTTGGCTCCCATGCAGGTGTTGACTACATGTGTTATGCCCATTTCAATCAAGTCTTCCTTGCTCCGAGCTGCCGAGCTACAACACATCACAGAAAAATACGACCATAAgcattatttttgtgtttgtccTCTTGTGTAAAACATTCTAAATCATTTGTGGAAGCCAGAGTTGAAGAGTGGgataggtggctgactttgtgtgcaggtgattaggtgcctgactgtgCCTGTTctggtgtgggttcaaatcccagatgggactcaacccaacaaaagttgTAGAATCTGTAGTTTACTGGgacagtgtaatcccaaacatatgTGTTTCATCATAGGCAGGTAATTTTTCTTACCAAGAATTCCCATCAGAGAGGAGACAAAGACACTGAAACATGAACACAAGTTTACTGTGACTTACTGGTCACCGAGGACAATCCCTGGGTACACTTCATCGTACTTGTGTTTGGGGGTGGCAGGGAAACTGAACAGACTATAGGCTCCCTGGGGGATCGGCTTGGAGGTCATAGCATCGTTGTTGGAATGAAGATACTCTCGCACCTCTCGCAACAAGTCTGGATCATGTGACGCCATTGCAAGGCAAACTGGAAGTATATGTAACAATACTATATATGGGTGGTGGACACATCTTTTACTTAGTTGTCATACATCACCCTGGTCAGGAAGAGGGAATGGTAGATGGTAAACACCTACTTTGGTCTAAATACCCTCAACAATATTTGACCATGGAAAACCAAATCCATTCAGAAAATGGAGAATAGTTACACTATTTAAAGGTACATAACTGCAATTGGTATACTGCAAGTTTAATGCAGTCAGTTTAGCTATTCAGTTTAAAATTAGGATCAGTTATGACAATCAATCACCAAAATATTCATTGAATGGAAAGTGAAACCTATCAGTCAGCAATAATTTGATTAACTGCCCTTAATACTGACATTTTCACCATTTTCAAAGCAGTTGGAATGTCCATATTTCATTTGTACTCACAACATAGCTTCTCAGGACTTGGCAGCTGAACATATATAATAACACTTTTTGTGTTCAATATCTAATCACACTGAAGGCAATTAATATTTATCTCTGTAAGTATACAGTTACTGGTAAACTGACTCAAGGCCTTGAGAAAAAGAGGGTCTCAGCTGTATGCctagctaagatacatagcgttcactacatgTATCCCCAACGCACCCACACATCACCAACACCACATCCTCACTCATAGGGGCATGTCACGTGTAGAAACAGCATTAGAGAGATAAACAGGCATATAGACCCTACTGTATTACTATATTAAACATGAGAAATAGTTAATAGGATAGGGTCTATAAGCCTAGGTATCTTTTTAAAGTTGTAAGCCTTAATGCCCCTTGTGCACACAGGTACAGGTAAATACTGGAAAACCGAGTGATATATACCTTACAATATCATCATAATATGCTTATATAACATTATCATTACAGCAAACAAGCTAATCCTTAGtgatgaatgtttgtggacaatGGGCCACATATATTCCATAACAACACACAGAGCTCATTAAGGGGTTTGTTAATTGCTGCAGAATCGTTGGATGTGGTTCTGTGGTGAGTCAGGTACTGTTTGGTACACAAAACTGGATAAATTATGAATGTCATGTCAATGTTCCAATGAATATCGATTCCTTTACATGTAAGTAACTGAGTGAAGACAGTAGAGCCCACACGGTACCTCCAGACTGTACTTTAAAAACACTCCCCCAATCTGTAAACATTCAAATGTTAACATTCGGCTGAAAGTCGCTCTTAGCCCTACCTGGGTTTACACCGGTTTAGCATTTATGATAAACTTTATCTTTAGATGAAACATTCAAGGATCTGTTCACAACGCTGTCCTACCTGGCGAGTCGTTTGTTAGTGGGCTATATATAGCCGCGGCTTCGGCTGACTGCTGAGCGATGCTGCTCTTCTTCACGATGAGATTCCTGCAAGTCTTCTCTGTTTACTTTCTAAAACTGTACATATTCTCGCCGCTGCCGGTCTCTTTATACTTCATACGCATTTGTCACAGTAGTAACCGTTGCTAAATATAGAACACACCTGGATAGTTCTGTAGTTATCGCGCCATACATGGTCAATAACAATCTACCTTCGAGTGATAACACATACCAAGGTAAAGTTATTGCACCACTAATGACTCAGTGTAACTAGAGTTACGCCCCTTAGATCTTAAcagtcaccaaacctgacttaCAGATAAAAATAGAGCACAGTGGCTACTAACTAAGCTTCCTTTGGGACTACCCCTTTTCTTTCTTCTCACTGGCGACGTAACTGAATATTATCGGTTTCCTCTTTGTTATTATGCTCTCCAAATACGTGTGATATTTCTAATGAGCGATTCTCAGCCTCAGTATTTACCAAACATTTAGTGGAAAAAGCATAGTAAATAGTGGCAAAGTTGTAGTAGCAGACGCCATCGCCGCAactgcagcagcagtagtagcagcagcagcagcagcagaagtagtagcAATAGTAACAGCGGCAATAGTAGTATAGTAGCAGACGATATCGCCGCAACTGCAAAGCAGCAagagcagcagtagtagcagtagcagtagcagtagcagtagcagcagtagcagtagcagtagcagtagcagcagcagtagcagcagtagcagcagcagcagcagtagtagcagtagcagcagcagtagcagaagtagcagcagcagtagcagtagcagtagcagcagtagcagcagcagcagcagtagcagcagtagcagcagtagcagtagcagtagcagtagcagtagcagcagtagcagtagtagcagtagtagcagtagcagcagcagtagcagcagcagtagcagcagtagcagcagcagcagcagcagtagcagtagcagcagtagcagcagcagtagcagcagtagcagcagcagtagcagtagcagcagcagcagcagtagcagcagtagcagcagtagtagtagcagtagcagtagcagcagtagcagcagcagcagcagcagtagcagcagtagcagtagcagtagcagtagcagtagcagtagcagtagcagtagcagtagcagtagcagcagcagcagcagtagtagcagtagcagtagcagtagcagtagcagcagcagcagcagcagcagcagcagcagtagcagtagcagtagcagtagcagtagcagcagcagcagcagcagcagcagcagcagtagcagtagcagtagcagcagcagcagcagcagcagtagcagcagtagcagtagcactagcagcagcagtagcagcagcagcagcagtagcagtagcagtagtagcagtagcagtagcattagcagcagcagtagcagcagcagcagcagcagcagtagtagcagcagcagtagtagcagcagtagcagcagcagtagcagtagtagcagtggcagcagcagtagcagtagcagcagcagtagcagtagcagtagcagtagcagtagtagcagtagcagtagcagtagtagcagtagcagcagcagtagcagcagcagtagcagcagtagcagcagcagcagcagcagcagtagcagtagcagtagcagcagcagcagcagtagcagtagcagtagcagtagcagtagcagtagtagcagcagcagcagtagcagcagtagcagcagcagcagcagtagtagcagtagcagtagcagtagcagcagcagtagcagcagtagcagcagcagcagtagcagtagcagcagcagccgtagcagtagcagcagcagccgTAGCAGTGggagtagcagcagtagcagcagcagtagtagcagtggcagtagcagcaacagtagcactagcagcagtagcagtatctatctatctatctatctatctatctatctatctatctatctatctatctatctatctatgtaataCTAGCTTACTGAGAGACCATGCCACAGCTGAGCATCAATACCCTACTCCGACATAATTATCCGAGCCGACCAGTCATTGTAGCCATGAATGCCGAGCGACAGACAGGTACCAAAAAGTAGTATTAACAGTagtaggagcagcagcagcagcagcagcagcagcagcagtagtagtagtagtagtagtagtagtagtagtagtagaaaaGGTGGTTCATAAATACAAATTCTTTTATGCTTTTACCATAAACTTCATAtatatagtggttaaagccctGCTGATgtcctgagttcgattccccacatgggtacaatgtatgaagaacATTTCTGGGTTATGGGGTGGAttggccgtgatattgctggaatattgctggactattgctggaatattttcaacCAATGGATATACTTGTGAAAACATCTATTGTACATATCCTGTATCCCAAACGTCTTTGAATCTTTAGAAATTACTGACACATATCCACGATGCCATGGGATATCCTGGAAGATTGACACAAGAACACTCTATTTTCCTCCGGATGGTATCATAGATACCACAAGATTGACACAAGAACACTCTATTTTCCTCCGGATGGTCCATGATACCATGGGATATCCTGGAAGATTGACACAAGAACACTCTATTTTCCTCCGGATGGTCCATGATAGCATGGGCATATCCTGGAAGATTGACACAAGAACACTCTATTTTCCTCCGGATGGTCCATGATACCATGGGCATATCCTGGAAAATTGGCACAAGAACACTCTATTTTCCTCCGGATGGTATCATAGATACCACAAGATTGACACAAGAACACTCTATTTTCCTCCGGATGGTCCATGATACCATGGGCATATCCTGGAAGATTGACACAAGAACACTCTATTTTCCTAAAGGATGGTCCATGATACGATGGGCATATCCTGGAAAATTGGCACAAGAACACTCTATTTTCCTCCGGATGGTATCATAGATACCACAAGATTGACACAAGAACACTCTATTTTCCTCCGGATGGTCCATGATACCATGGGATATCCTGGAAGATTGACACAAGAACACTCTATTTTCCTCCGGATGGTCCATGATACCATGGGATATCCTGGAAGATTGACACAAGAACACTCTATTTTCCTCCGGATGGTATCATAGATACCACAAGATTGACACAAGAACACTCTATTTTCCTCCGGGTGGTCCATGATACCATGGGATATCCTGGAAGATTGACACAAGAACACTCTATTTTCCTCCGGATGGTATCATAGATACCACAAGATTGACACAAGAACACTCTATTTTCCTCCGGATGGTCCATGATACCATGGGCATATCCTGGAAAATTGGCACAAGAACACTGTATGATCCAGCAGATGGTCCACGATACCATGGACTACAAGAACCCTGTATGATCCTGCAGGTAGTCCCCGATACCATGGACTACAAGAACTCTGTATGATCCTGCAGGTGGTCCACGATACCATGGACTACAAGAACTCTGTATGATCCTGCAGGTGGTCCCCGATACCATGGACTACAAGAGCTCTGTATGATCCTGCAGGTGGTCCCCGATACCATGGACTACAAGAACTCTGTATGATCCTGCAGGTAGTCCCCGATACCATGGACTACAAGAACTCTGTATGATCCTGCAGGTGGTCCACGATACCATGGACTACAAGAACTCTGTATGATCCTGCAGGTGGTCCCCGATACCATGGACTACAAGAGTTCTGTATGATCCTGCAGGTGGTCCCC comes from the Haliotis asinina isolate JCU_RB_2024 chromosome 12, JCU_Hal_asi_v2, whole genome shotgun sequence genome and includes:
- the LOC137257937 gene encoding dual specificity protein phosphatase 3-like; translated protein: MASHDPDLLREVREYLHSNNDAMTSKPIPQGAYSLFSFPATPKHKYDEVYPGIVLGDHSAARSKEDLIEMGITHVVNTCMGAKFNMIDTSAEYFRDVGIKFFGFPGKDIFTYNLSQHFEKAADFIDEALKDNGKVYIHCMQGISRSGSTVLAFLMLKRDMPLKEAVKLVRAKREIFPNDGFLKQLCELNRKLHEKPS